Part of the Terriglobales bacterium genome, CGAACACAGCATGGGCGGCTTCTGCGTACGACTTTTTCAGGATAGCCCGATTCGTTCTCCGTCCAGCTTCTACTCTGCAATTCCGAAGTTCGGGTACTAGGCTCGGATTACGGCCCGGCCTTAGTCCTGACTTCGGCGTAGGGCCTTCCCTCGTTTCCCTCTTCTCCATGAGCCGACAGGGCGGCCTCCCCCGGACCCAAAAGAAAAAGATTTCCTCCTCTCCTCCTCTCCTCCTGTTTTCATTTGCTCTTCCCCGCGTCCTCTGCGCCGCTCATTGGTCCTGCTACCATGACCCACCATGCCTGACGCCGCGACGTCCCCCGGCCCCAAGACCCGCGTCTTCCGCGCCGCCCGCGGCTTCCACCAGCGCGTCTGGCCGACCGCCAAGTATCTCTTCCAGACCGACGTCCACACCTTCGCCTTCTCCGTCGCCGCCAACGCCATCCTCTCGTTCTTCCCGTTCATCGTCCTGCTGCTCACGCTCATCCGCTTCGTCTTCCGCTCGCGCGCCATGAACCAGGTCGTGCTCGACCTGCTGCGCGACTACCTCCCCGCCGGCCAGGACTTCATCCTGCGCAACCTCAACGTGCTCATCAACGCCCGCCGCGGCGCCCAGGTCGCTTCGCTCGCCATCCTGCTCATCACCTCCACCGGCGTCTTCCTGCCGCTGGAGGTCGCGCTCAACCGCATCTGGGGATTCACCAGGAACCGCAGCTACCTCGGCAACCAGCTCGTCTCGCTCGGCCTGGCCTTCGCCTCCGGATGCCTGGCGCTGCTCTCGGTCGCGCTCACCGCCGGCCAGCAGACGCTGCTCCGCGGCGTCGTACCCGACCGCTTCGTCCTGCAGATGATCACCTTCGTCACCATGAAAGTGCTGGCGGTCTGCGCGACCATCACCATCTTCTTCCTCATCTACTGGATCCTGCCGGCCGGACGCGTGCCGGCGCGCGCCGTCCTGCCCGCCGCCGTCTTCACCGGCCTGCTCTGGGAGATCGCCAAGTACGCCTACATCTACCTGCTTCCCTGGCTCAATTTTCAGGAGGTCTACGGCCC contains:
- a CDS encoding YihY/virulence factor BrkB family protein; protein product: MPDAATSPGPKTRVFRAARGFHQRVWPTAKYLFQTDVHTFAFSVAANAILSFFPFIVLLLTLIRFVFRSRAMNQVVLDLLRDYLPAGQDFILRNLNVLINARRGAQVASLAILLITSTGVFLPLEVALNRIWGFTRNRSYLGNQLVSLGLAFASGCLALLSVALTAGQQTLLRGVVPDRFVLQMITFVTMKVLAVCATITIFFLIYWILPAGRVPARAVLPAAVFTGLLWEIAKYAYIYLLPWLNFQEVYGP